One segment of Parvularcula sp. IMCC14364 DNA contains the following:
- the nadC gene encoding carboxylating nicotinate-nucleotide diphosphorylase, giving the protein MAPHLPLPRRLIETSVQSALVEDLGDAGDVTTLATIPTDAQGKAVIRARKTGRLAGMELAEAAFTLVSPGVTLTRHCADGAMLNTGDDILEITGSVHAILSAERVALNFLGHLSGIATATHELVEAVAGTNAKIVCTRKTLPTLRAFQKYAVTCGGGFNHRFGLYDAVMIKDNHIAACGGITNALKAAKSRIGHMVKVEIEVDTLAQLEEVLREGADVILLDNMSTDQLAQAVKLTKGRATLEASGNITVSTVRAIAETGVNVISSGWITHSAPNLDLGLDYIA; this is encoded by the coding sequence ATGGCACCACATCTGCCCCTACCCCGCCGCCTGATTGAAACAAGCGTCCAGTCTGCTCTGGTTGAAGATCTGGGTGATGCCGGTGATGTGACCACACTGGCCACCATCCCGACTGATGCGCAGGGCAAAGCCGTCATCCGGGCACGTAAAACAGGCCGCTTGGCTGGCATGGAGTTGGCGGAGGCTGCCTTTACCCTGGTGTCCCCTGGCGTGACACTGACCCGGCACTGTGCAGATGGGGCGATGCTCAACACAGGCGATGATATTCTGGAAATTACAGGGTCAGTTCATGCCATCCTGAGCGCAGAACGCGTCGCGCTTAACTTTCTGGGGCACCTGTCCGGCATTGCCACGGCAACGCATGAACTGGTCGAAGCTGTGGCTGGTACGAACGCAAAAATCGTCTGTACCCGCAAGACGCTGCCAACCTTGCGCGCCTTCCAGAAATATGCCGTGACTTGTGGTGGCGGCTTCAATCATCGCTTTGGCCTTTATGATGCTGTGATGATCAAGGATAACCACATTGCCGCGTGTGGCGGCATCACCAACGCTCTCAAGGCTGCAAAATCCCGCATTGGACATATGGTCAAGGTGGAGATCGAAGTGGATACACTCGCGCAACTGGAGGAAGTGTTGCGGGAAGGCGCAGACGTGATTCTGCTCGACAACATGTCCACGGATCAACTTGCACAAGCTGTGAAACTGACAAAAGGACGGGCCACTCTCGAAGCCTCCGGCAACATCACTGTCTCAACCGTGCGGGCAATCGCCGAAACGGGGGTAAACGTCATATCTTCTGGCTGGATCACCCATTCAGCACCAAATCTCGATCTGGGCCTGGACTATATTGCCTGA
- a CDS encoding cell wall hydrolase gives MILHAENNSGLNWAMRGWMASFGVTLCLMLFVFLGHADYQKAVAADIQNEEEAALAAVAQEFTAWQEAKSDAAPSATNFIDLVQDTSKGLTELVSFDFSVIDRAQVSAKEQRCLAQAIYYEAGFEPVIGQMAVADVVLNRVESSYYPNTVCGVVYQGSHRKTGCQFSFTCDGSLNRGRHEPTYATSQKMAGAILAGVHIPVSNEATHYHADYVSPYWAPKLTKTAEIGAHRFYRYPDKNRLAITDAAQ, from the coding sequence ATGATATTGCACGCAGAAAATAACTCGGGCCTGAACTGGGCCATGCGCGGTTGGATGGCATCATTCGGTGTCACCCTGTGCCTGATGCTGTTCGTTTTCCTTGGCCATGCTGACTATCAGAAAGCTGTCGCAGCAGACATCCAGAACGAAGAAGAAGCTGCGCTTGCTGCCGTCGCCCAGGAATTCACTGCCTGGCAGGAAGCAAAAAGCGACGCCGCGCCATCCGCTACTAATTTTATCGACCTGGTGCAGGATACGTCGAAAGGGCTGACCGAGCTCGTCTCCTTTGATTTTTCTGTTATTGACCGTGCACAAGTGAGCGCCAAAGAACAGAGATGCCTGGCACAGGCGATCTATTATGAAGCCGGGTTTGAACCGGTGATCGGCCAGATGGCCGTGGCTGACGTTGTGCTCAACCGGGTTGAGAGCAGCTATTATCCCAATACAGTCTGCGGCGTTGTCTATCAGGGCTCGCATCGCAAGACCGGGTGCCAGTTCTCTTTCACCTGTGATGGGTCATTGAACCGTGGCCGTCACGAGCCAACCTATGCGACTTCCCAGAAGATGGCGGGTGCCATTCTTGCCGGTGTGCATATCCCGGTCAGTAACGAAGCTACGCATTACCATGCGGATTATGTCTCACCTTACTGGGCACCGAAGCTGACAAAAACCGCCGAGATTGGTGCGCATCGCTTCTACCGCTATCCTGACAAAAACAGACTCGCCATCACCGACGCCGCTCAGTAG
- the ppdK gene encoding pyruvate, phosphate dikinase, with translation MTTEQKWVYNFGGGSSDGDASLKNLLGGKGANLAEMASLGLPVPPGFTITTDLCTLYYQNDRKWPNGLEQMVDNAVARIGEVVGKVFGDTGNPLLVSVRSGARASMPGMMDTVLNLGLNDETVAGLATLSGDERFAYDSYRRFIQMYSDVVLGVGHHTFEDLLDTYKEENDFFLDTDLKAADWKQVIASYKQAVEQELGRPFPQDVREQLRGAIDAVFGSWRNDRANTYRRLHNIPESWGTAVNVQAMVFGNMGESSATGVAFTRDPSTGENAYYGEFLINAQGEDVVAGIRTPQALTKRAREAMGDDAASLEEAMPETYKELEAVFQKLEKHYRDMQDIEFTIQQGKLWMLQTRNGKRTAKAALKIAVDMCDEKLITEEEAVMRVEPGSLDQLLHPSLDPDAPRDQLTKGLPASPGAASGEVVFNSDEAERLAQEGHKVILVRVETSPEDIHGMHAATGIVTARGGMTSHAAVVARGMGRPCVCGAGELRIEKDGSSFSVAGRQVAKGEKITIDGNTGQVFFGEVKTVQPELSGDFAKVMTWADKCRRMKVRANAETPLDARTALDFGAEGIGLCRTEHMFFDAERIIAVREMILAESKSGREAALTKLLPMQRGDFKELFEVMSGFPVTVRLLDPPLHEFLPHSDNEIEEVAKASGMDAEKLKARAHSLKEFNPMLGHRGCRLGVSYPEIYEMQVRAIMEAACDVSAGGDPVTPEIMIPLVAQKKELSLLKERVDAIAKAVLAEKGQELDYMVGTMIELPRAALTADKIAEDAEFFSFGTNDLTQTTFGLSRDDAGTFLPDYIRHGILERDPFVTLDQEGVGELVEIAAERGRKTRPDIKLGICGEHGGDPDSIHFVEKVGLDYVSCSPYRVPIARLAAAQSALAK, from the coding sequence ATGACGACGGAACAGAAATGGGTGTATAATTTTGGCGGTGGGTCATCTGACGGGGACGCTTCCCTCAAGAACCTGCTAGGCGGCAAGGGCGCGAACCTTGCCGAGATGGCCAGCCTCGGCCTGCCGGTGCCCCCGGGTTTCACGATTACCACAGACCTCTGTACCCTGTATTATCAGAACGACCGCAAGTGGCCGAATGGCCTTGAGCAGATGGTTGATAATGCTGTCGCCAGAATTGGCGAGGTTGTCGGCAAGGTCTTTGGTGACACCGGGAACCCGCTGCTTGTTTCAGTTCGCTCGGGCGCGCGTGCGTCCATGCCCGGCATGATGGATACGGTCCTGAATCTCGGTCTCAATGATGAAACAGTTGCCGGCCTGGCGACCCTTTCCGGCGACGAGCGTTTTGCCTATGACAGTTACCGTCGCTTCATTCAGATGTATTCTGATGTTGTGCTGGGCGTCGGCCACCATACATTTGAAGACCTTCTTGATACCTATAAGGAGGAAAATGATTTCTTTCTGGATACGGATCTGAAAGCGGCAGACTGGAAACAGGTTATTGCTTCATACAAACAGGCAGTGGAGCAGGAACTTGGTCGCCCCTTCCCGCAGGATGTGCGCGAGCAGTTGCGGGGCGCGATTGATGCCGTTTTTGGCTCATGGCGTAATGACCGCGCCAACACCTATCGCCGACTGCACAATATTCCCGAAAGCTGGGGCACCGCGGTCAATGTGCAAGCCATGGTGTTCGGTAATATGGGCGAAAGCTCCGCCACAGGCGTTGCCTTTACGCGCGACCCATCCACGGGTGAAAATGCCTATTACGGAGAATTTCTCATCAATGCCCAGGGCGAGGATGTTGTCGCCGGCATTCGCACGCCGCAGGCACTGACCAAGCGCGCACGTGAAGCCATGGGCGATGATGCCGCGTCTCTGGAAGAGGCCATGCCGGAGACATATAAGGAGCTTGAGGCTGTTTTCCAGAAACTGGAAAAGCATTACCGGGATATGCAGGACATCGAGTTTACCATCCAGCAGGGCAAATTGTGGATGCTGCAAACCCGCAACGGCAAGCGCACCGCCAAGGCAGCGCTGAAAATTGCTGTTGATATGTGTGATGAAAAGCTGATCACGGAAGAAGAAGCTGTGATGCGTGTCGAACCTGGCTCGCTCGACCAGTTGCTGCACCCGTCGCTCGACCCTGATGCGCCGCGTGATCAGTTGACCAAAGGGCTGCCAGCCTCCCCCGGTGCAGCCTCCGGGGAAGTGGTGTTCAATTCAGATGAAGCAGAGCGCCTTGCGCAGGAAGGCCACAAGGTCATTCTTGTCCGTGTTGAGACAAGCCCGGAAGATATACACGGTATGCATGCTGCGACAGGTATTGTGACCGCGCGCGGCGGCATGACCTCTCACGCGGCCGTTGTCGCGCGTGGCATGGGGCGCCCGTGTGTTTGTGGCGCGGGCGAGCTGCGTATTGAAAAAGACGGCTCCAGTTTCTCCGTCGCCGGACGGCAGGTTGCCAAGGGTGAGAAAATTACGATTGATGGCAATACAGGGCAGGTTTTCTTTGGCGAGGTGAAAACGGTGCAGCCGGAGCTTTCCGGTGATTTTGCGAAAGTCATGACCTGGGCAGATAAATGCCGCCGCATGAAAGTGCGGGCCAATGCAGAAACGCCACTTGATGCCCGCACCGCTCTTGATTTTGGTGCGGAAGGGATTGGCCTTTGTCGCACGGAGCATATGTTCTTTGATGCCGAGCGCATCATTGCAGTGCGTGAAATGATACTGGCTGAGAGCAAATCCGGGCGCGAAGCTGCACTCACCAAGTTGCTGCCAATGCAACGGGGTGACTTCAAGGAATTATTCGAGGTTATGTCAGGCTTTCCGGTAACCGTGCGGTTGCTTGACCCGCCACTGCATGAATTTCTGCCGCATTCGGATAACGAGATTGAAGAGGTCGCCAAGGCTTCCGGCATGGATGCAGAGAAGCTGAAGGCGCGGGCACACAGTCTGAAAGAATTCAACCCGATGCTTGGTCATCGTGGGTGTCGTCTTGGCGTGTCATACCCGGAAATCTATGAAATGCAGGTGCGCGCCATTATGGAAGCGGCTTGCGACGTGTCTGCCGGGGGTGATCCGGTGACGCCGGAAATCATGATTCCGCTGGTGGCGCAGAAAAAAGAACTCAGCCTCCTGAAGGAACGTGTTGATGCAATCGCAAAGGCGGTGCTGGCAGAGAAGGGGCAGGAACTCGACTATATGGTTGGAACCATGATCGAATTACCGCGCGCTGCGCTGACGGCTGACAAGATTGCGGAGGATGCAGAGTTTTTCTCTTTCGGAACCAACGACCTGACACAGACAACCTTTGGTCTGTCACGCGATGATGCCGGCACTTTCCTGCCGGATTATATCCGTCATGGCATTCTGGAGCGGGATCCTTTCGTCACGCTCGACCAGGAAGGGGTTGGCGAGCTGGTGGAGATTGCGGCAGAGCGCGGGCGCAAAACCAGACCGGATATCAAGCTGGGTATCTGCGGGGAGCATGGCGGCGACCCCGATTCGATCCATTTCGTCGAAAAAGTGGGTTTGGACTATGTTTCCTGCTCGCCATACAGGGTGCCCATTGCGCGCTTGGCAGCAGCACAGTCGGCGTTGGCAAAATAA